A single genomic interval of Saccharothrix saharensis harbors:
- a CDS encoding SRPBCC family protein: protein MATAERTTSVLADAEAVFDVVTDLEHLSAWLPAGVEVERYGPDVVRLWLGEDVVERRVAVDWDRLRIDWGGRSATTCHGTLRVLRLGPGRSAVTVRLTGPAGFPAPRLDDWLAAALDALVTTVHAERAAPPRSTAASR, encoded by the coding sequence GTGGCCACCGCGGAACGGACGACGTCGGTGCTCGCGGACGCCGAAGCCGTCTTCGACGTCGTCACCGACCTGGAGCACCTGTCGGCCTGGCTGCCCGCGGGCGTCGAGGTGGAGCGGTACGGGCCCGACGTGGTCCGGCTGTGGCTGGGCGAGGACGTGGTCGAGCGCCGCGTCGCGGTCGACTGGGACAGGCTGCGCATCGACTGGGGCGGCCGGTCCGCGACGACCTGCCACGGCACCCTGCGCGTCCTGCGCCTCGGGCCGGGACGCAGCGCCGTCACCGTCCGGTTGACCGGTCCAGCGGGCTTCCCCGCGCCCCGCCTGGACGACTGGTTGGCCGCCGCGCTGGACGCGCTCGTCACCACCGTGCACGCGGAACGGGCCGCTCCGCCCCGGTCCACCGCGGCCTCGCGCTAG
- a CDS encoding SPW repeat protein yields the protein MPALRRLIREVIIDHEPVHSFGAVDVGPARRHAVAARLSSAAFLLGLWLVVSPFALGYGVVGAWFTGHSNEVITGVVVVVVALTGAMAPADARWSGPVVTSAGAWLAAAPWLVGYRDQVDPTAATVNDLVVGCALAALGVAVTLVTRPLRTAEWDGSA from the coding sequence GTGCCCGCGCTGCGCCGGCTGATCCGGGAGGTCATCATCGACCACGAACCCGTCCACTCGTTCGGCGCCGTCGACGTCGGGCCGGCGCGCCGCCACGCGGTCGCCGCCCGACTGAGCTCGGCCGCGTTCCTGCTGGGCCTGTGGTTGGTCGTGTCACCGTTCGCGCTGGGCTACGGCGTCGTCGGGGCGTGGTTCACCGGGCACAGCAACGAGGTGATCACGGGGGTGGTGGTCGTGGTGGTCGCGCTGACCGGCGCGATGGCCCCCGCGGACGCCCGGTGGTCGGGGCCGGTGGTGACGTCGGCCGGCGCGTGGCTCGCCGCCGCACCGTGGCTCGTCGGCTACCGGGACCAGGTCGACCCGACGGCCGCCACCGTCAACGACCTGGTGGTCGGCTGTGCGCTGGCCGCGCTCGGCGTCGCGGTCACGCTGGTGACCCGTCCACTCCGGACAGCGGAGTGGGACGGTTCCGCTTGA
- a CDS encoding MFS transporter produces MSEAVSRGSAEVRESTGNYAAMLLVLLAATFLVRFDFFVVNVAALSLGTDLGAGATALELIVGGYAFAYAAGMITGGRLGDLHGHRRLFVLGVIAFTVTSLLCGITATAEQLVLARLAQGLAAALMVPQVLAVITSDFPPHARGRAFAGYGIASGLGSIAGQVLGGALVQADVAGLGWRLIFLVNVPIGVVTAIVAARVLPDRRDAPRTGLDPLGTLGLSGALALLLVPLGLGQPAGWPAWTWVCLALAVPVGVATVRWEQVLGRRGRSPLLDLRLFRLPSFRLGLVAGVAFNAYFGSLMFTLSLLLQAGLHLGPFAAGLVFSPMGVCFSLTALCGGRLFARFGLDSLVWGSLVTAAGLALLAAGLHVSGAGVGVAWVLFCLALVGLGNGVVLPSLMGASLTHVRPESAGVASGVLATSQQFAVSGGVAVIGALYFGVVGHDIGGAAHAAAMRWALWVDVVLVLAVIGAVLALKRNRPTPLSGVDGSPA; encoded by the coding sequence ATGAGCGAAGCCGTCTCCCGGGGGTCGGCGGAGGTGCGCGAGTCCACCGGCAACTACGCGGCGATGCTCCTGGTGCTGCTGGCGGCGACGTTCCTCGTGCGGTTCGACTTCTTCGTGGTCAACGTGGCGGCGCTCAGCCTCGGCACGGACCTCGGGGCGGGCGCCACGGCGCTGGAGCTGATCGTCGGCGGCTACGCCTTCGCCTACGCCGCCGGCATGATCACCGGTGGGCGGTTGGGCGACCTGCACGGCCACCGCCGGCTCTTCGTGCTCGGTGTGATCGCCTTCACGGTCACCTCGCTGCTGTGCGGCATCACCGCCACCGCCGAGCAGCTCGTGCTCGCCCGACTGGCCCAGGGCCTGGCCGCCGCGCTGATGGTGCCGCAGGTGCTCGCGGTGATCACGTCCGACTTCCCGCCGCACGCGCGCGGCCGGGCGTTCGCGGGCTACGGCATCGCGTCCGGTCTGGGCTCGATCGCCGGGCAGGTGCTCGGCGGCGCGCTGGTGCAGGCCGACGTGGCCGGGCTCGGGTGGCGGCTGATCTTCCTGGTCAACGTGCCGATCGGCGTGGTCACCGCGATCGTGGCGGCCAGGGTGCTGCCCGACCGGCGGGACGCGCCGCGCACCGGCCTGGACCCGCTCGGCACGCTCGGCCTGTCCGGTGCGCTGGCGCTGCTCCTGGTGCCGCTGGGCCTGGGCCAACCGGCGGGGTGGCCCGCGTGGACCTGGGTCTGCCTGGCGCTGGCCGTGCCGGTGGGTGTGGCGACCGTGCGCTGGGAGCAGGTCCTCGGTCGGCGCGGCCGGAGCCCGCTGCTCGACCTGCGCCTGTTCCGGCTGCCGTCGTTCCGGCTGGGGCTCGTCGCCGGTGTCGCGTTCAACGCGTACTTCGGCAGCCTGATGTTCACGCTCTCGCTGCTGCTCCAAGCGGGTCTGCACCTCGGCCCGTTCGCGGCGGGGCTCGTGTTCTCGCCGATGGGCGTCTGCTTCTCGCTCACCGCGCTGTGCGGTGGCCGGCTCTTCGCCCGGTTCGGGCTGGACTCACTGGTCTGGGGCAGCCTGGTCACCGCGGCGGGGCTGGCGCTGCTCGCCGCGGGGCTGCACGTCTCCGGCGCGGGCGTCGGCGTGGCGTGGGTGCTGTTCTGCCTGGCGCTGGTGGGTCTGGGCAACGGGGTGGTGCTGCCGTCGTTGATGGGCGCGTCGTTGACCCACGTGCGACCGGAGTCCGCCGGCGTGGCCTCCGGTGTGCTGGCGACCTCGCAGCAGTTCGCGGTGTCCGGCGGCGTGGCGGTGATCGGCGCGCTCTACTTCGGCGTGGTCGGGCACGACATCGGCGGGGCGGCGCACGCGGCGGCGATGCGGTGGGCGCTGTGGGTCGACGTGGTGCTGGTGCTCGCGGTGATCGGCGCGGTCCTGGCGCTCAAGCGGAACCGTCCCACTCCGCTGTCCGGAGTGGACGGGTCACCAGCGTGA
- the soxR gene encoding redox-sensitive transcriptional activator SoxR — protein MANMRPPAWDQTEFTVGQLSARSGVSVSALHFYERQQLIESRRTAGNQRRYKRETLRRVALIQIAQRVGIPLSELRECFESLPGNRTPTRREWARLSSRWRTKLDQRIHYLQQLRDEFTDCVGCGCLSIDRCLLANPNDKLGATGFGPRRLLSPGRDTVTP, from the coding sequence ATGGCGAATATGCGACCCCCGGCCTGGGACCAAACGGAGTTCACCGTCGGTCAGCTCTCCGCGCGCAGCGGGGTGTCCGTGTCGGCCCTGCACTTCTACGAGCGCCAACAGCTCATCGAGAGCCGGCGCACGGCGGGCAACCAGCGGCGGTACAAGCGGGAGACCTTGCGGCGGGTGGCGCTCATCCAGATCGCCCAGCGCGTCGGCATCCCGTTGTCCGAGCTGCGCGAGTGCTTCGAGTCGTTGCCCGGCAACCGGACGCCCACGCGCCGCGAGTGGGCCCGGCTGTCCTCGCGCTGGCGGACCAAGCTCGACCAGCGCATCCACTACCTCCAGCAGTTGCGCGACGAGTTCACCGACTGCGTCGGCTGCGGGTGCCTGTCCATCGACCGGTGCCTGCTCGCCAACCCGAACGACAAGCTCGGCGCCACCGGGTTCGGCCCGCGCCGCCTGCTCTCCCCCGGCCGGGACACGGTGACCCCGTAG
- a CDS encoding MFS transporter: MTSIGASRAGRREWAGLAVLTLPTLLASLELTIPNLALPAISRDLALTSAQSLWIIDIYGFLLAGSLITMGTLGDRIGRRRLLMIGSALFGIASVLAAYSVNAEMLIVTRALLGIAGATLMPAALSLAASLFQNPRQRTVAISIVIASVAGGTAVGPLIGGWILQHFWWGAVFLIAAPVAALVLVLCPLLLPEHREESFGRMDVVSAVLSLAAVLAVIYGLKHMAVSGLDVVSIASVVVGLLIGFWFVRRQHRSDPLIDLRLFRSASFSVSLSTLLFGVFVLFGANFFLAQYLQLVFGLSPLHAGLWTAPSACGVIVGSTVAPMLVRRVRPGFVVAAGLVLSAVGFAVLTLVAPGTGLAPLVIGSVVVSLGLGPMMTLTTDLVVGSAPSERAGEASALSETAPELGGALGIAILGSVGTAVYRAQVAGTVPDGLPEDSTRAAEETLGGAVSAAEEVGGTVGEQLLDTARTAFTDGLHLIAGISIVVLAATAVLIAVMLRHVPPSNEAGQGTEDEPSVLGQTT, encoded by the coding sequence ATGACCTCGATTGGTGCGTCTCGAGCCGGGAGACGCGAGTGGGCCGGGCTCGCCGTGCTCACCCTGCCGACCTTGCTGGCCTCGCTGGAACTGACCATCCCCAACCTCGCCCTGCCCGCGATCTCCAGGGACCTGGCGCTGACCAGCGCGCAGTCGCTGTGGATCATCGACATCTACGGCTTCCTCCTCGCCGGCTCGTTGATCACCATGGGCACGCTGGGCGACCGCATCGGGCGCCGCAGGCTGCTGATGATCGGTTCGGCGCTGTTCGGCATCGCGTCCGTGCTCGCCGCGTACTCCGTCAACGCCGAGATGCTGATCGTGACGCGAGCCCTGCTCGGCATCGCCGGCGCGACCCTCATGCCCGCGGCGCTGTCCCTGGCCGCGTCGCTGTTCCAGAACCCCCGACAGCGCACCGTGGCGATCAGCATCGTCATCGCCAGCGTCGCCGGCGGCACCGCCGTCGGCCCGCTGATCGGCGGGTGGATCCTCCAGCACTTCTGGTGGGGTGCGGTGTTCCTCATCGCGGCGCCGGTGGCCGCGCTGGTCCTCGTCCTGTGCCCGCTCCTGCTGCCGGAGCACCGCGAGGAGAGCTTCGGCCGGATGGACGTGGTGAGCGCCGTGCTGTCCCTGGCCGCCGTGCTGGCGGTCATCTACGGGCTCAAGCACATGGCCGTCAGCGGGCTCGACGTGGTGTCGATCGCGTCGGTCGTGGTCGGTCTGCTCATCGGGTTCTGGTTCGTCCGCCGCCAGCACCGCAGCGACCCGCTGATCGACCTGCGGCTGTTCCGCTCCGCCTCGTTCAGCGTCTCGCTGAGCACGCTGCTGTTCGGCGTCTTCGTGCTCTTCGGGGCGAACTTCTTCCTCGCCCAGTACCTCCAGCTCGTGTTCGGGCTGTCGCCGCTGCACGCGGGCCTGTGGACCGCGCCGTCGGCGTGCGGCGTGATCGTGGGCTCCACCGTCGCGCCGATGCTCGTGCGCCGGGTGCGCCCGGGGTTCGTGGTCGCGGCCGGTCTGGTGCTGTCCGCCGTCGGGTTCGCGGTGCTGACCCTGGTCGCGCCGGGCACCGGGCTCGCACCGCTGGTGATCGGCTCGGTCGTCGTCTCCCTCGGCCTCGGCCCGATGATGACCCTGACCACCGACCTCGTCGTCGGCTCGGCGCCGTCGGAGCGGGCCGGTGAGGCGTCCGCGCTGTCGGAGACGGCGCCGGAACTGGGCGGTGCGCTGGGCATCGCGATCCTCGGCAGCGTCGGCACGGCCGTCTACCGCGCCCAGGTGGCCGGCACGGTCCCCGACGGCCTGCCGGAGGACTCGACGCGCGCCGCCGAGGAGACGCTGGGCGGTGCCGTGTCGGCCGCCGAAGAGGTCGGCGGCACGGTGGGCGAGCAGCTCCTCGACACCGCCCGCACGGCCTTCACCGACGGGCTGCACCTGATCGCCGGGATCAGCATCGTCGTGCTGGCCGCCACCGCGGTCCTGATCGCCGTGATGCTCCGCCACGTCCCGCCGTCGAACGAGGCGGGGCAGGGGACGGAGGACGAACCGAGCGTGCTGGGGCAGACCACCTGA
- a CDS encoding nucleotide disphospho-sugar-binding domain-containing protein, whose product MRILFLAGASPATIFALVPLATAARNAGHQTFMASTEGMVGSITSAGLPALALTDRTMLDFFTNDRDGNTLTWPEDPELWKPFVGRGFGRLAAASMDALVELARGWRPDVVVGGHLSYAAALLARRLGVPWVRHAWDSGEPPEADLGAAEELAPELRELGLDGLPDPDLYVELCPPSLRPEGAPPAQFMRYVGSSPQRKLEPWMYTKGDRKRVCVTAGARVTKDQYFDFLRELSEKVSNLGMELVVAAPEAVAADLTAGLDNVRAGWLPLDVVSRTCDLFVHHAGGGTSLLVMSAGLPQLLIPNMPSSVAPSERLTEYGAALMMMPGEDTVERIVESSRELIENPSYRKRAEELSAEIAGLPSVSDVLRSVETLAG is encoded by the coding sequence ATGAGAATCCTCTTCCTGGCCGGCGCCAGCCCGGCGACGATCTTCGCGCTGGTACCGCTGGCCACCGCGGCCCGCAACGCCGGGCACCAGACGTTCATGGCCTCGACGGAGGGCATGGTCGGGAGCATCACCTCGGCCGGTCTGCCCGCGCTCGCGCTGACCGACCGCACGATGCTCGACTTCTTCACCAACGACCGCGACGGCAACACGCTGACCTGGCCCGAGGACCCCGAGCTGTGGAAGCCGTTCGTGGGCCGGGGGTTCGGGCGGTTGGCCGCGGCGAGCATGGACGCGCTGGTGGAGCTGGCCCGCGGCTGGCGGCCCGACGTCGTGGTCGGCGGCCACCTCTCCTACGCCGCCGCGCTGCTGGCCCGCCGGCTCGGGGTGCCGTGGGTGCGGCACGCCTGGGACAGCGGCGAGCCGCCGGAGGCCGACCTCGGCGCGGCCGAGGAACTGGCGCCCGAGCTGCGCGAGCTGGGCCTGGACGGGCTGCCCGACCCGGACCTCTACGTCGAGCTGTGCCCGCCGTCGCTGCGCCCGGAGGGCGCGCCGCCCGCCCAGTTCATGCGCTACGTCGGTTCGAGCCCGCAGCGCAAGCTCGAGCCGTGGATGTACACCAAGGGCGACCGCAAGCGGGTGTGCGTCACCGCGGGCGCCCGGGTGACCAAGGACCAGTACTTCGACTTCCTGCGCGAGCTGTCGGAGAAGGTGTCCAACCTCGGCATGGAGCTGGTCGTCGCCGCGCCCGAGGCGGTGGCCGCCGACCTGACGGCGGGGCTGGACAACGTGCGCGCGGGCTGGCTGCCGCTCGACGTCGTCTCCCGCACGTGCGACCTGTTCGTCCACCACGCCGGTGGCGGTACGTCGCTGCTGGTGATGAGCGCGGGCCTGCCCCAGCTGCTGATCCCGAACATGCCGTCGTCGGTGGCGCCGTCCGAGCGGCTGACCGAGTACGGCGCGGCGCTGATGATGATGCCCGGCGAGGACACCGTCGAGCGCATCGTCGAGTCGAGCCGCGAACTGATCGAGAACCCGTCCTACCGCAAGCGGGCCGAGGAGCTGTCGGCGGAGATCGCCGGCCTGCCCTCGGTGTCCGACGTGCTGCGGTCCGTGGAGACGTTGGCCGGCTGA
- the asnB gene encoding asparagine synthase (glutamine-hydrolyzing), with amino-acid sequence MCGIAGWVSFQDDVRERRPLIERMTGTMACRGPDAAGVWLGAHAALGHRRLSVIDLETGAQPMSADRSVVITYSGEVYNFRELREELVGLGHAFETTSDTEVVLRAYRQWGRAFAERLNGIYAFAIWDEPAGELVLVRDRMGVKPLYYYPTPDGVVFGSEPKALLAHPAVDAVVDRDGLREMFTIVKTPGHAVFRGMRELRPGHLLVVDRDGLHPHRYWRLESREHTDDLDTTIATVRDLLTDIVDRQLFADVPVGTLLSGGLDSSAVTALAARARRATGVTDPLPAFSVDFVGHTQRFEADVQWEDPDTPFAAAVAEHVGAEHVVVLLDNRDILDPAVRKATLLAQDLPISTGDMEYSLYLLCRAVRERVTVALSGEAADELFGGYTWFHDKTAVEGDTFPWHDPFNRAGGIGALREVGLWDDLGLEEYVRERYAEALAEVPRLPGETGLERRMREIGYLNLTRWENFLLDRKDRVSMAVGLEVRVPFCDHRLVEYVFNAPWAMKTFDGREKSLLRAAMRGVLPDAVLDRKKNPYPATQDTGYELALRDAVEKLCVPGNPVLQLVSAAGIRKLLDRPVGSYVMGGPWSARAVLERLIECNTWLDEYDVRLELD; translated from the coding sequence ATGTGCGGAATCGCAGGATGGGTCAGCTTCCAAGACGACGTCCGGGAACGCCGGCCGCTGATCGAGCGGATGACCGGCACGATGGCCTGCCGCGGCCCCGACGCCGCCGGCGTGTGGCTCGGCGCGCACGCCGCCCTGGGCCACCGCAGGCTGTCGGTGATCGACCTGGAGACCGGCGCGCAGCCGATGTCCGCCGACCGGTCGGTCGTCATCACCTACAGCGGCGAGGTCTACAACTTCCGCGAGCTGCGCGAGGAGCTCGTCGGGCTGGGCCACGCGTTCGAGACGACGAGCGACACCGAAGTGGTGCTGCGGGCCTACCGCCAGTGGGGCCGCGCGTTCGCCGAGCGGCTCAACGGCATCTACGCCTTCGCCATCTGGGACGAACCGGCCGGCGAGCTGGTGCTGGTGCGCGACCGGATGGGCGTCAAGCCGCTGTACTACTACCCGACCCCTGACGGCGTGGTCTTCGGGTCGGAGCCCAAGGCGCTGCTCGCGCACCCCGCCGTGGACGCCGTGGTCGACCGCGACGGCCTGCGCGAGATGTTCACCATCGTCAAGACGCCGGGCCACGCGGTGTTCCGCGGCATGCGCGAGCTGCGCCCCGGCCACCTGCTCGTGGTCGACCGGGACGGCCTGCACCCGCATCGCTACTGGCGGCTGGAGAGCCGGGAGCACACCGACGACCTGGACACCACCATCGCCACCGTTCGGGACCTGCTGACCGACATCGTCGACCGGCAGCTGTTCGCCGACGTGCCGGTGGGCACGCTGCTCTCCGGCGGGCTGGACTCCAGCGCGGTGACCGCCCTGGCCGCGCGGGCCCGGCGCGCCACCGGGGTGACCGACCCGCTGCCCGCGTTCTCGGTCGACTTCGTGGGGCACACCCAGCGGTTCGAGGCCGACGTGCAGTGGGAGGACCCCGACACGCCGTTCGCGGCCGCGGTGGCCGAGCACGTCGGCGCCGAGCACGTCGTGGTGCTGCTGGACAACCGGGACATCCTCGACCCGGCGGTGCGCAAGGCCACCCTGCTGGCGCAGGACCTGCCGATCTCCACCGGTGACATGGAGTACTCGCTGTACCTGCTGTGCCGCGCGGTGCGCGAGCGCGTCACCGTGGCGCTGTCCGGCGAGGCCGCCGACGAGTTGTTCGGCGGGTACACGTGGTTCCACGACAAGACCGCGGTGGAGGGCGACACCTTCCCGTGGCACGACCCGTTCAACCGGGCCGGTGGCATCGGCGCGCTGCGCGAGGTCGGCCTGTGGGACGACCTCGGGCTGGAGGAGTACGTCCGCGAGCGGTACGCCGAGGCGCTGGCCGAGGTGCCGCGCCTGCCCGGTGAGACCGGCCTGGAGCGCCGGATGCGCGAGATCGGCTACCTCAACCTGACCCGGTGGGAGAACTTCCTGCTCGACCGCAAGGACCGGGTCAGCATGGCCGTGGGCCTGGAGGTGCGGGTGCCGTTCTGCGACCACCGGCTGGTGGAGTACGTGTTCAACGCGCCGTGGGCGATGAAGACGTTCGACGGCCGGGAGAAGAGCCTGCTGCGCGCCGCGATGCGGGGCGTGCTGCCGGACGCGGTGCTGGACCGCAAGAAGAACCCGTACCCGGCGACCCAGGACACCGGGTACGAACTGGCGCTGCGGGACGCGGTGGAGAAGCTGTGCGTGCCCGGCAACCCGGTGCTGCAACTGGTGTCCGCGGCCGGCATCCGCAAGCTGCTGGACCGGCCGGTCGGGTCCTACGTGATGGGCGGGCCGTGGAGCGCCCGCGCGGTCCTGGAGCGGTTGATCGAGTGCAACACCTGGTTGGACGAGTACGACGTGCGGCTCGAACTCGACTGA
- a CDS encoding AfsR/SARP family transcriptional regulator has protein sequence MDFEVLGPIKVHHKGVVYLPSAPKLRQLLALFLLKANMFVSVHDCVEELWEDRPPRTVIPTLQTYVLHLRRTLAASPAVGTLDAARRVLVTGRGGYYLTLPTEALDLARFERWLRQGRDAQRCGNPVEASANFRKALDVWRGPALSDVQAGPLLLPMISALNEARIAATEQFFDAELRLGYHRDILSHVYSVAAEHPLNEKVQYQYMLALYRSGRQVQALQVYQRLREVLTSELGLEPSPAVQQLHQSILERDPLLDDSAA, from the coding sequence ATGGATTTCGAGGTTCTGGGTCCGATCAAAGTTCACCACAAAGGGGTGGTGTACCTGCCCAGCGCACCGAAGCTGAGGCAACTGCTCGCGTTGTTTCTGCTCAAGGCCAACATGTTCGTTTCCGTGCACGACTGCGTGGAGGAACTCTGGGAGGATCGACCGCCGCGCACGGTGATCCCGACGTTGCAGACCTACGTGCTCCACCTCAGGCGGACGCTGGCGGCGTCGCCCGCGGTGGGCACGCTGGACGCGGCACGGCGGGTCCTCGTCACCGGGCGCGGCGGCTACTACCTGACCCTGCCGACGGAAGCGCTGGACCTGGCCCGGTTCGAGCGGTGGCTGCGCCAGGGCCGCGACGCGCAGCGGTGCGGGAACCCGGTGGAGGCGTCGGCGAACTTCCGCAAGGCCCTCGACGTCTGGCGCGGCCCCGCGCTGAGCGACGTGCAGGCCGGCCCGCTGCTGCTGCCCATGATCAGCGCGTTGAACGAGGCCAGGATCGCCGCGACGGAGCAGTTCTTCGACGCGGAGCTGCGCCTGGGCTACCACCGCGACATCCTCAGCCACGTCTACTCCGTCGCGGCCGAGCATCCGCTCAACGAGAAGGTGCAGTACCAGTACATGCTCGCGCTGTACCGGTCCGGGCGCCAGGTGCAGGCGCTGCAGGTCTACCAGCGGTTGCGCGAGGTGCTGACCAGCGAACTGGGGCTCGAACCGTCGCCCGCGGTGCAGCAGCTGCACCAGTCGATCCTCGAACGCGACCCCCTGCTCGACGACAGCGCCGCCTGA
- a CDS encoding NDP-hexose 2,3-dehydratase family protein, protein MFQRLSEFYDWYVEHLAAHSYEVTRTRLDRLAGWAVEPDTGNIRHDSGKFFSVQGLGVRTDHGPVEQWTQPIIDQPESGILGILVKRFHGTPHFLMQAKMEPGNINIVQLSPTVQATRSNYRRVHRGRSTPYLEYFTERGRGRVLSDVLQSEQGSWFLHKRNRNMIIEVTGDVPVLPGFCWLTREQLGELLRVDNLVNMDSRTVLAGYPITEIADTRRDDGPVDELFAAITGPTAERAPTRRESAALLSWFTEMKARYELVRWPLPLSAVTGWTSTPEEISHPSGRFFAVIGVDVKAETREVGSWSQPILVPRHRGVVAFLVKWIGGRPHLLARAHTQAGTQDVIELAPTVQCSPDNYTGSLAEHRPAYLDDVLGAEPSRVRFDSVHSEEGGRFYHAENRYLIVEVDGDFADEPAADFTWITAAQLADLARFGNYVNVEARNLLACLLFTDRTVAGTPLPAPVGTTAH, encoded by the coding sequence ATGTTCCAACGACTGTCCGAGTTCTACGATTGGTACGTCGAACATCTCGCCGCACATTCCTACGAGGTGACCCGGACGCGATTGGACCGGTTAGCCGGCTGGGCGGTCGAGCCGGACACCGGCAATATCCGCCACGACAGCGGCAAGTTCTTCTCCGTGCAGGGCCTGGGCGTGCGCACCGACCACGGCCCGGTGGAGCAGTGGACACAGCCGATCATCGACCAGCCGGAGTCCGGGATCCTCGGCATCCTGGTCAAGCGGTTCCACGGAACACCCCACTTCCTGATGCAGGCGAAGATGGAACCGGGCAACATCAACATCGTCCAGCTGTCGCCGACCGTGCAGGCGACCAGGAGCAACTACCGGCGGGTGCACCGGGGCCGGTCGACGCCCTACCTGGAGTACTTCACCGAACGCGGCCGCGGCCGGGTGCTGTCCGACGTGCTGCAGTCCGAGCAGGGCTCGTGGTTCCTGCACAAGCGCAACCGCAACATGATCATCGAGGTCACCGGCGACGTCCCGGTCCTGCCCGGATTCTGCTGGCTGACCCGCGAGCAGCTCGGTGAGCTGCTCCGGGTCGACAACCTGGTGAACATGGACTCGCGCACGGTCCTGGCCGGGTACCCCATCACCGAGATCGCCGACACCCGCCGCGACGACGGTCCCGTGGACGAGCTGTTCGCCGCGATCACCGGCCCGACCGCGGAACGCGCACCGACCCGACGGGAGTCGGCGGCGCTGCTGAGCTGGTTCACCGAGATGAAGGCGCGCTACGAGCTGGTGCGCTGGCCGCTGCCGCTGTCGGCGGTGACCGGGTGGACCAGCACGCCCGAGGAGATCAGCCACCCGTCCGGCCGCTTCTTCGCCGTGATCGGCGTGGACGTGAAGGCCGAGACGCGGGAGGTGGGGAGCTGGTCGCAGCCGATCCTGGTGCCGCGCCACCGGGGCGTGGTGGCGTTCCTGGTCAAGTGGATCGGCGGTCGGCCGCACCTGCTGGCCCGCGCCCACACCCAGGCGGGCACGCAGGACGTGATCGAGCTGGCGCCGACCGTGCAGTGCTCGCCGGACAACTACACCGGCTCCCTCGCCGAGCACCGACCCGCCTACCTCGACGACGTGCTCGGCGCGGAACCCTCGCGGGTCCGGTTCGACTCGGTGCACTCCGAGGAGGGCGGCCGGTTCTACCACGCCGAGAACCGCTACCTGATCGTCGAGGTGGACGGCGACTTCGCCGACGAGCCCGCGGCGGACTTCACCTGGATCACCGCGGCCCAGCTCGCCGACCTGGCCCGGTTCGGCAACTACGTCAACGTCGAGGCCCGCAACCTGCTGGCCTGCCTGCTGTTCACCGATCGCACGGTGGCGGGCACCCCGCTGCCGGCGCCGGTCGGCACCACGGCGCACTGA
- a CDS encoding antibiotic biosynthesis monooxygenase family protein: MLISINKATLTDCPPEDYERMYAEAGDFMAKQEGHVGQLLVRSQTDPDVYVTVLVWSDLERYNRLDDMPELMEIFERVVSLSGPEPADGDRIVLEHHKADVVYADRTAPDDERAGMVCLNRIRLAGCADAFYEEVYRRGSDLMAAQPGHLRHKLVRSREDPSVYFSVAEWASLSHYRALDRLDDLTAIFAEVNDKIEIENHECVVVYENSERGADA; encoded by the coding sequence GTGCTGATCAGCATCAACAAGGCGACCCTGACCGACTGCCCACCCGAGGACTACGAGCGGATGTACGCCGAAGCCGGCGACTTCATGGCCAAGCAGGAGGGGCACGTCGGCCAGCTGCTCGTCCGCTCGCAGACCGACCCGGACGTCTACGTGACCGTGCTGGTCTGGTCGGACCTGGAGCGCTACAACCGGCTCGACGACATGCCGGAGCTGATGGAGATCTTCGAGCGGGTCGTGTCGCTCTCGGGCCCCGAGCCGGCCGACGGCGACCGGATCGTGCTGGAGCACCACAAGGCCGACGTGGTCTACGCCGACCGCACCGCGCCGGACGACGAGCGGGCCGGGATGGTGTGCCTCAACCGCATCCGGCTGGCGGGCTGCGCGGACGCGTTCTACGAGGAGGTCTACCGGCGGGGCAGCGACCTCATGGCCGCGCAGCCGGGGCACCTGCGGCACAAGCTGGTGCGCTCGCGCGAAGACCCGTCGGTGTACTTCAGCGTCGCCGAGTGGGCGAGCCTCTCCCACTACCGCGCCCTGGACCGGCTGGACGACCTGACCGCGATCTTCGCGGAGGTCAACGACAAGATCGAGATCGAGAACCACGAGTGCGTCGTGGTGTACGAGAACAGCGAGCGGGGGGCGGACGCGTGA